In the genome of Telluria beijingensis, one region contains:
- a CDS encoding IS481 family transposase produces MSSSIHPQARTTPKIRQEIKDSGLSSREAAKVFNITRATAQKWLGRDDVQDRSHRAHTLRTTLSQAQEAIVLALRQSLYLPLDDLLFITKQYINPAVSRAGIARLLKREGMSRLTDLIATAEGEKITPKKTFKDYEPGFIHIDIKYLPQMPDETSRRYLFVAIDRATRWVFMHIYGNMTEASSVDFLRRLKLASPIKINKILTDNGSQFTDRFTTKDKKPSGKHAFDVACAALPAAHRLAPPRHPQTNGMVERFNGRINELLQQTRFDSRADLQATLLNYLKLYNHHIPQRAIGSKTPVLALKEWQQKRPELFVKRVYDQTGLDSFYIGRLSYNDIYMFVYGLYISFI; encoded by the coding sequence ATGAGTTCAAGCATTCACCCACAGGCCCGCACCACACCGAAGATTCGCCAGGAAATCAAGGATTCAGGCCTGTCCTCCAGAGAAGCCGCCAAGGTCTTCAACATCACCCGAGCCACGGCACAGAAGTGGCTTGGGCGCGACGATGTGCAGGATCGCTCTCACCGGGCACATACGCTGCGCACGACACTGAGCCAGGCCCAGGAAGCCATTGTCCTTGCTCTGCGCCAGTCGCTCTACCTGCCGCTCGACGACCTGCTGTTCATCACAAAGCAGTACATCAATCCGGCCGTCTCGCGAGCAGGCATTGCGCGCCTGCTAAAGCGTGAAGGCATGTCGCGTCTGACGGATTTGATTGCGACTGCCGAGGGCGAAAAGATCACGCCGAAGAAGACCTTCAAGGATTACGAACCCGGCTTCATCCACATCGATATCAAGTACCTGCCGCAGATGCCGGACGAAACCTCCCGCCGCTATCTGTTCGTCGCCATCGACCGGGCAACACGCTGGGTTTTCATGCACATCTACGGCAACATGACCGAGGCGAGCAGCGTCGATTTTCTACGCCGGCTCAAGCTGGCTTCGCCCATCAAAATCAACAAAATCCTGACTGACAACGGCTCGCAATTTACTGATCGCTTCACTACCAAAGACAAGAAACCAAGCGGCAAGCATGCTTTCGACGTCGCCTGCGCAGCCCTGCCTGCCGCGCATCGGCTGGCACCGCCGCGCCATCCGCAAACCAACGGTATGGTCGAACGTTTCAACGGGCGCATCAACGAGCTGCTACAGCAGACCCGTTTCGACAGCAGGGCCGATCTGCAGGCCACATTGCTCAACTATCTAAAGCTTTACAACCACCATATTCCGCAGCGCGCCATCGGCAGCAAAACGCCCGTCCTCGCGCTAAAGGAATGGCAGCAGAAGCGGCCAGAATTATTCGTTAAACGAGTTTATGATCAAACGGGACTCGACAGTTTTTATATAGGTAGATTGTCTTATAATGATATATATATGTTTGTATATGGTTTATATATATCTTTTATATAA